CGTCCGCGGGGACGAGGAGTGACATGCCCGGTCCGGCGCGTGCCCGGACGAACCTGCTGCTGCTCGCGGCGCTCCTCTTCGTCCAGCTCCTCCTGATGTCCGGGAGCGCGAGGAACGACGCGGGAACCAGCGTGCTCGAGAACGGGCTGGCCCGCGTGAGCCGACCGGTGGTCGGGGCGACCCGGGTGCTCTCCTCGGGGTTCGCCGGGTTCTTCGGATTCTGGAGGGAGGTCCGCACGGCGAGGGGTGAGAACGTCCGCCTCAAGGCGGAGCTCGGGCGCGTGCGCGCCGAGCTCGAGCGCTCCAGGGAGCAGTCGCTGGAGAATCAGCGGCTGAGGCGCCTTCTCGGAATGCGGGAGGACCTGGCTCCAAGGTCGGTGGCCGCCTCGGTGGTGACGACGCACATGACCTCCCAGACCCGGATGGTAGTGCTGGACCGGGGGGCCGAAGCGGGGGTCAAGGCCGACCAGGCGGTGGTCGCGTGGGGAGGGGCGGTGGGGCGCGTCGTCTTCGCGGGCGGGGAGTTCGCCAAGGTCCGGCTCCTCACCGACCCCAACAGCGGGGTCGCGGGCCTCGTGCAGAGGAGCCGGGCGGCGGGGATGGTCCTGGGGCGGGGCGACGGGTCTCTCGAGATGCTCTACGTTCCGAAGTACGCCGACGTGGTGATCGGAGACCGTATCGTGACTTCCGGGCTCGACGGGGTGTTCCCCCGGGGTTTCGGCGTGGGACGGGTGACCCTCGTGGCGGACGTGGCCGGAACGACCAAGGCGATCCGCCTCGAGCCCGAGGTGGAATTCGGATCGCTCGAGGAGGTGCTCGTGCTCCTGCAGCCGGCGGGAGGCTCCGTTCTGGCGCCGCCCGACGGGGAGGGGGCGCGTTGACGCTGATCCGCGCCGTATCGGCGCTCGCCCTCGCCCTCGCCGTCGAGATCGCGATCGGTCGGTGGGCTCCTTCGATCCGCGCTTACGTGGACGTCATGATGGTTCCGGTCGCCTGGTACGGCATCGTGCGCTCTCAGCGTGCCGCGATGTTCGCAGGATGCATGGCGGGACTCCTCCAGGACGCCTGGTTCGAAACCGGGGCGTTCGGTATCAACGGGTTCGTGAAGACCCTGCTCGGCTGGGCCCTCGGCGGGCTGGGGGGGAGGTTCGACCTCAACCAGGCGGCGGCTCGGATGGTGGCGGGGGCCGTGCTCTCGGTGGCCGGCCGCATCCTCGAAGTCGGCCTCCTCAAGCTCCTGGACCGGGCCGCGGGCCCTCTCGTCCCGCTGGAGCTTCTGGTCCGGGCCGTGGCCGGCGGGTTGCTCGTCGTCCTCGTCTTTGCCATCTTGGATCGTGTGAGGGGCAAGGAGGCAGTCCGGCGCAGGACCGGCTGAGCGGATGGACTACCGGGAGCGGTGGGAGCACAAGGAGTACCTGCTCGAGCGCCGGCTCGTCCGGCGCGTGACCGTGTTCCACGTCGGAATCGTCCTCCTTCTCCTGGCCTACCTGCTGACCTTCTGGTACCTCCAGGTGGTCCGGGGAGCCGAGTACGCCCAGCTGGCCGAGAACAACCGGCTGCGGCGGATCCCGATGCCGCCCACGCGCGGGGTGATCTTCGATCGCCGCAACGAGGTGGTCGCTTCCACCCGCCCCTCCCTGAATCTCGTCCTGAGGCGCGACGGGCTCAAGGACGCCGAAGGGCAGCTCCGGCGCCTCGAATCGGTTCTCGGCGTCCCCTACGCGGAGCTGCACGACGGCCTCCTCGACATGGAGGATCGTCCGACGTTCGAGCCGCTCGTGGTCAAGGAGGACGTGGACCTGGGGGACCTGGCGAAGATCGAGGCGCGGAGGGAGTGGTTCCCGTCGGTGGAGGTGGAGCAGACCGCGCGCCGGGACTACCCCGACCGCCAGTCGGTCGCGCACGCGGTGGGCTACGTCGGAGAGGTGGGCGAGACGCAGCTCCTTGCGCAGCCCACCAACGGAACACTCGAGCTGGGCGACATCGTCGGCAAGTCCGGCGTGGAGAAGTCCTACGACGATCTCCTTCGGGGCCGGAGGGGATGGAAGCTCGTCACCGTGAACAGCCTCGGCCGACAGCTCGGCGAGGCGCAGAACGGGCGTGCGCCGGAGGACGGCCGCCAGGTCCGGGTCACCCTCGACCTGAGGCTCCAACGCGCGCTCATGGAAGGGCTGGGGGAGGACGCGGGCGCCGGGGTGTTCCTCGACCCGTGGACGGGTGACGTGCTCGCCCTGGCCTCGTCGCCCGCGTACGACCCGAACGTGTTCGCCTCCCACGTCACCCCGACGATCTGGCAGTCGCTGGTCCACGATCCGAAGCATCCGCTCCAGGACCGTGCCATCGGCAGCTTCTACGCGCCGGGCTCGACGTTCAAGGTGCTGATGTCGATCGCGGGGCTCGAGTCGGGGGCGATCTCCCCTTCGACGATCCTCCACTGCGGGGGATCGATCAACATGTACGGCCGACCGTTCCTCTGCTGGAAGAAGGGGGGGCACGGCTCGGTGGACGTCCACCGAGCGCTGGTCCAATCCTGCAACGTGTTCTTCTACCAGGTCGGTCGATCGACCGGGATCGAGACCATCGCTCGCTACGCCGACATGTTCAACCTCGGGAGGCCGACCGGGATCGATCTGCCCGGCGAAGCCGCCGGGGTGCTGCCGTCGCCTGCCTGGAAGATGCGGACGCGTGGGGAGCCCTGGTACGCCGGAGAGACGATCTCGGTGTCGATCGGGCAGGGCATTCTGGGCGTGACACCGGTCCAGATGGCGGTCCTCATGTCGGGGGTCGCGACCGGGCAGCTCCCGAGTCCCCGGTTGGTAAGGACGGATCGGCCCTCGGAGCCGAAGCCGCTCGCCGTGTCGCTCGGCACGTTCGCGATCGTGAGGAGCGCGCTCCAAGACGTGGTGGAGGAGGGGACCGGCCGAAAGGCCTCGCTGGGAACCATCTCCGTCGCCGGCAAGACCGGCACCGCGCAGGTCTACAAGAAGTCCGCGGGGATCGACGCGGACAAGCTGCCGAAGGACGAGCGCGACCACGCCTGGTTCGCCGGGTACGCCCCGGCCGACCGTCCGGAGATCGCGTTCGCCGTCGTCGTGGAGCACGGCGGGCACGGCGGCACCACCGCCGCCCCCATCGTCAAGAAGGTCCTCGAGGCCTTCTTCGCCGATCGCCTTCCGCCGAAGCAGCCCCCCGGGGCCCTCGAGGCGGGCCTCGACCGCCGCGCGGAGGCAGCGCGTGCTGACACGCCGCTTCCTCGATAGCTTCGACTTCCCCACGATGCTCGTCGCGCTGGCGCTGGGGGGGCTCGGCGTGCTCGCGATCGCCTCCGCCACGCTGGGACAGCCGGCGCGGATCGGGCTCTGGCATGTCCAGCTCGTCTGGCTCGCGATCGGTACCGTCGCCGCTCTCGTCGTGGTGGGCGTCGATTACCACGTGTGGGCGGAGTTCTCCCTCGTGGTGCATGGCTTGGTCGTCATCGCCCTCGTGACCGTGCTCTTCTTCGGCCGCGAGGTGGCCGGCAATCGCTCCTGGCTCGTGGTCGGCCCCCTGAGCTTCCAGCCCTCCGAGGTCGCCAAGTGGTCGACGTGTCTCGTCCTCGCCGCGTACCTGTCGGAGCGGGTCCGGGGGAGCATGGGGCTCCGCCAGATCGTGGAGATGGGAGTGATCGTCGGCCTCCCGACGGGGCTCGTCGCGGCACAGCCCGATACCGGCACGGCGCTGACCTTCGTCCCGATCTACCTGGCGGCGCTGTTGCTGGGCGGGCTGCGGTGGAAGGTGATCCTGATCGTGCTGCTGCTCGGAGCGCTGCTCGCTCCCGTGGGATGGGGGCACCTCAAGGAGTACCAGAAAGAGCGGATCCTGAATGTCCTGGACCCCGAGCGCGACCCGTCCGGCATCGGTTACCAGACCCGCCAGTCCAAGATCGCGGTGGGCTCGGGCAAGCTCACCGGCAAGGGGTTGTTCCGGGGGACCCAAAGCCATCTGAACTTCCTCCCCGCGCAGCACACCGACTTCATTCTCGCGGTCGTCTCGGAGGAACTCGGCTTCGCGGGCGCGGCGACCGTGCTTGCCCTCTTCTACGCGCTCCTCTACCGCGGCGTGCTGGCGGCGCGTTCTGCGCAGGACCGGCTCGGGAGTTACCTCAGCCTTCTGGTGCTGGCGTGGATCACCGGGCAGCTTGCAATCAACGTCGGCATGGTCCTCGGCCTGATGCCCACCATCGGCGTGCCGCTCCCCCTCATGTCGTACGGCGGGACCGCCCTCGTATCGGTCCTGGCCGGCGTCGGCCTGATCGTCAACGTCCGATCCCGCCGTTTCGTGAACTGAGCGGGCTCGGCCTCTCGCGCGGCCCCGGGGGGGGCGGACCCCCGATCTGTTAACATGGGCCCTTCGGCACGGTTCCTCACGGAGCAACGCATGGAGGAGGACGGCCGCCGGGGGAACGTGGACGAGGCGCTGCTCCGGCGGATCCTGGGAGGAGTCCAGCGTCCCTCCCGGTACATCGGGGGCGAGTGGAACTCCATCGTCAAGGACCACCGGAAGGTGGACCTGACCTTCGGCCTCGCGTTCCCCGACGTCTACGAGATCGGGATGTCCCACTTGGGGTTCCGGATCCTGTATGCGCTCCTGAACCGCCGCGAAGACACCGCCGCCGAGCGGGTGTTCTGCCCCTGGCCCGACATGGCGGACTCCCTGCGCCGGCACCGTGCCCCGCTTGCGACCCTGGAGACCGGGACACCGCTCCGCGAGCTCACCGTCCTGGGGTTCTCGCTGCAGTACGAGATGGCCTTCACGAACGTGCTCGAGATGCTCGACCTGGGCGGGATCCCGCTCCGGGCCGCCGACCGGAGCGATCGCGATCCCCTCGTGATCGCGGGCGGACCGGTGACGTTCAACTGCGAGCCGCTCGCGGAGTACCTCGACCTGGTGCTGATCGGCGACGCCGAGGAGGCGCTTCCGGAGACCCTAGATCGGCTGAAAGGGCTCGTCGCCGCGCGCGCTCCGCGGGAAGAGAGGATCCGCGAGCTGTCCCGGATCGAGGGGATCTACGCCCCGTCCCTCTACCGGCTCGAGCGCGAGCCCGGTCACGGCCTGCTGATCCCGGTGGACTCGGGGCTCGCGCCGTGGCCCGTGCGGCGGCGGATCGCCTACGACCTCGACCGCTTTCCCTTTCCCGACCGGATCGTGGTCCCTCACGGCGAGATCGTCCACGACAGGGTCTCGGTGGAGCTCATGCGGGGCTGTCCCGTCGGATGCCGGTTCTGCCAGGCGGGGTACGTCTATCGGCCGACGAGGGCCCGCGACCCCAATCAAGTCCGCGACACGGTCATCCGCTCAATCCGGGCCACCGGCTACGACGAGTTCTCCCTCGCCTCGCTCAACTCGGGCGAGTACCGGGCCGTTCATGGGCTCCTGTCCGACCTCATGGGCCGATTCGAGCGCGAGTCGGTCTCGGTCTCCCTCTCCTCGCTCCACGCCTCCACGATGACCCGTGAGCTGGCCGAGCAGATCCGCCGCGTGAGGAAATCGGGGTTCACCATCGCCCCCGAGGCGGGGACACAGCGCCTTCGGGACGTGGTGAACAAGAATTTGACCGGAGCACAGATCCTGGAGGCCTGCCGGCTCGCGTTCGAGGCCGGGTGGGACCTGCTCAAGCTCTACTTCATGATCGGCCTCCCCACGGAGACCGATGCCGACGTCGATGGGATCGTCGACCTGGCCCACGAGATCCTCGGGATCGGTCGACGGGCCGCGAAGGGGCGCCGGGTCGAGATCACCCTGGCCGCCTCGTCGTTCGTCCCGAAGGCGGTGTCTCCGTTCCAGTGGCTCGGCATGGACCGTCTCCCCAACCTGCGCCGGAAGCAGGAGCGTATCGGCGCCCGCATCCGCGGAGGGATTCGGTTCAAGCACCACGATGGAGAGACCAGCTTCCTCGAGGCGGTCTTCTCCCGGGGCGACCGCGCTCTCGGCCGAGTCCTCGAGCGGGCCTGGCGGAGCGGAGCGCGCTTCGACGGGTGGGCGGAGCAGTTCCGCCCGGCGGCCTGGCGGGAGGCGTTCCGCGTGGAGGGCATCGATCCCGAGCGGTACGCGCACGGGGACTGGGAACCCGATTGGCGCCTCCCATGGGACGTGACGGACTCGCGCGTCGACAGAGACTGGCTGGTGCGGGAGCTTCGGCTGGCGATGGCCGGCGAATCGCGTCCCCCGTGCGCACCCGACGCGTGCCACGGTTGCGGACCGTTCGCGGGCGAGTGCGTTGGCGGAGGCGTGGCGGCCGCCGCACGCCGGACCCTGGACCCATCGATCCCGTTGCTCTCCACCCCGTCGTCTTCCGGCCAGGGGGACGCCGTCGGCGCGGAGGACGCCCTTCCTCCGGTTCCCGGAGGTGAGACGGACATCGAGGCTCGAGTCGCGGCGGATGCCCCTTCGTACCGTTACCGCGCCCGGTTCCGTAAGAGCGGTCGGCTTCGGTACCTGGGTCACCTCGATTTGAGCCGAGCGATCTTGCGAGGGATGCGGCGGGCGCGCTTCCCGCTCGTCTATTCCCGGGGATTCAACCCGAAGCCTCGCGTCTCGTTCGGACCCGCGCTTCCGGTGGGTGTGGGGTCCGAGGGGGAGTATCTCGATCTCGAGACGCGGGCGCGCCTCGACCCCGACGAGGCGGTCGCGCGGCTCAACGATTCGCTGCCCGACGGCGTCCGGTTCACGGTGCTCCGGGAGATTCGGCGCGACGTTCCGGCGCTGGGAGGAATGGTCCGGGCGGCGCGCTACCGGGTCCTGGGCGGCGACGGGATCGACGTCGGCGGCGCCCTGGAGGCCTTCCGAGCGCGCGGAAGCGTGACCGTGAGGCGCGAGCGCAACGGCAGGCTGAAATCCTGGGACCTCGGTGAGCAGATACTGTCGCTGGAGCGTACTGGCGCCGACCGGCTGCGGCTCACGCTCGCGCTGGGAGGCGGGGAGGCCTCGATCCGGCCGGACGACGTACTGACCGAGATCTTCGGGGAGCGCGCCGGCGACCTGGACGTCATCCGCGAGGATCTTCTCCTCGACTGGGGCGGCCGGTTCCTGAATCCGCTCCTCGCGGCAACCGTGGCGGCATCCGATGGCAAGCGAGCTCCTGGTTAGTCGTCTCGGCGGGATGACCTGGGCGGCCCTCCGCGAGGACGGGGCCACCGTGGAACTGCGCGTCGAGCGCGAGGGAGACCGCGGAGCGGTAGGGCGCATCGTCAAGGGGCGAGTGACGCGCGTCCTCCCGGGGATCCAGTCGGCGTTCCTCGACGTCGGTTCCGGGCGCGACGCGTTCCTCCACGTGGGGGATCTCATGCTTCCCGGCGAGCGTCCATCGGAGCTGGTCCCCGAAGCCGAACTCGA
This sequence is a window from Terriglobia bacterium. Protein-coding genes within it:
- the mreC gene encoding rod shape-determining protein MreC; protein product: MPGPARARTNLLLLAALLFVQLLLMSGSARNDAGTSVLENGLARVSRPVVGATRVLSSGFAGFFGFWREVRTARGENVRLKAELGRVRAELERSREQSLENQRLRRLLGMREDLAPRSVAASVVTTHMTSQTRMVVLDRGAEAGVKADQAVVAWGGAVGRVVFAGGEFAKVRLLTDPNSGVAGLVQRSRAAGMVLGRGDGSLEMLYVPKYADVVIGDRIVTSGLDGVFPRGFGVGRVTLVADVAGTTKAIRLEPEVEFGSLEEVLVLLQPAGGSVLAPPDGEGAR
- the mreD gene encoding rod shape-determining protein MreD, with the protein product MTLIRAVSALALALAVEIAIGRWAPSIRAYVDVMMVPVAWYGIVRSQRAAMFAGCMAGLLQDAWFETGAFGINGFVKTLLGWALGGLGGRFDLNQAAARMVAGAVLSVAGRILEVGLLKLLDRAAGPLVPLELLVRAVAGGLLVVLVFAILDRVRGKEAVRRRTG
- the mrdA gene encoding penicillin-binding protein 2, with translation MDYRERWEHKEYLLERRLVRRVTVFHVGIVLLLLAYLLTFWYLQVVRGAEYAQLAENNRLRRIPMPPTRGVIFDRRNEVVASTRPSLNLVLRRDGLKDAEGQLRRLESVLGVPYAELHDGLLDMEDRPTFEPLVVKEDVDLGDLAKIEARREWFPSVEVEQTARRDYPDRQSVAHAVGYVGEVGETQLLAQPTNGTLELGDIVGKSGVEKSYDDLLRGRRGWKLVTVNSLGRQLGEAQNGRAPEDGRQVRVTLDLRLQRALMEGLGEDAGAGVFLDPWTGDVLALASSPAYDPNVFASHVTPTIWQSLVHDPKHPLQDRAIGSFYAPGSTFKVLMSIAGLESGAISPSTILHCGGSINMYGRPFLCWKKGGHGSVDVHRALVQSCNVFFYQVGRSTGIETIARYADMFNLGRPTGIDLPGEAAGVLPSPAWKMRTRGEPWYAGETISVSIGQGILGVTPVQMAVLMSGVATGQLPSPRLVRTDRPSEPKPLAVSLGTFAIVRSALQDVVEEGTGRKASLGTISVAGKTGTAQVYKKSAGIDADKLPKDERDHAWFAGYAPADRPEIAFAVVVEHGGHGGTTAAPIVKKVLEAFFADRLPPKQPPGALEAGLDRRAEAARADTPLPR
- the rodA gene encoding rod shape-determining protein RodA, whose translation is MLTRRFLDSFDFPTMLVALALGGLGVLAIASATLGQPARIGLWHVQLVWLAIGTVAALVVVGVDYHVWAEFSLVVHGLVVIALVTVLFFGREVAGNRSWLVVGPLSFQPSEVAKWSTCLVLAAYLSERVRGSMGLRQIVEMGVIVGLPTGLVAAQPDTGTALTFVPIYLAALLLGGLRWKVILIVLLLGALLAPVGWGHLKEYQKERILNVLDPERDPSGIGYQTRQSKIAVGSGKLTGKGLFRGTQSHLNFLPAQHTDFILAVVSEELGFAGAATVLALFYALLYRGVLAARSAQDRLGSYLSLLVLAWITGQLAINVGMVLGLMPTIGVPLPLMSYGGTALVSVLAGVGLIVNVRSRRFVN
- a CDS encoding TIGR03960 family B12-binding radical SAM protein, whose protein sequence is MEEDGRRGNVDEALLRRILGGVQRPSRYIGGEWNSIVKDHRKVDLTFGLAFPDVYEIGMSHLGFRILYALLNRREDTAAERVFCPWPDMADSLRRHRAPLATLETGTPLRELTVLGFSLQYEMAFTNVLEMLDLGGIPLRAADRSDRDPLVIAGGPVTFNCEPLAEYLDLVLIGDAEEALPETLDRLKGLVAARAPREERIRELSRIEGIYAPSLYRLEREPGHGLLIPVDSGLAPWPVRRRIAYDLDRFPFPDRIVVPHGEIVHDRVSVELMRGCPVGCRFCQAGYVYRPTRARDPNQVRDTVIRSIRATGYDEFSLASLNSGEYRAVHGLLSDLMGRFERESVSVSLSSLHASTMTRELAEQIRRVRKSGFTIAPEAGTQRLRDVVNKNLTGAQILEACRLAFEAGWDLLKLYFMIGLPTETDADVDGIVDLAHEILGIGRRAAKGRRVEITLAASSFVPKAVSPFQWLGMDRLPNLRRKQERIGARIRGGIRFKHHDGETSFLEAVFSRGDRALGRVLERAWRSGARFDGWAEQFRPAAWREAFRVEGIDPERYAHGDWEPDWRLPWDVTDSRVDRDWLVRELRLAMAGESRPPCAPDACHGCGPFAGECVGGGVAAAARRTLDPSIPLLSTPSSSGQGDAVGAEDALPPVPGGETDIEARVAADAPSYRYRARFRKSGRLRYLGHLDLSRAILRGMRRARFPLVYSRGFNPKPRVSFGPALPVGVGSEGEYLDLETRARLDPDEAVARLNDSLPDGVRFTVLREIRRDVPALGGMVRAARYRVLGGDGIDVGGALEAFRARGSVTVRRERNGRLKSWDLGEQILSLERTGADRLRLTLALGGGEASIRPDDVLTEIFGERAGDLDVIREDLLLDWGGRFLNPLLAATVAASDGKRAPG